A single region of the Streptomyces sp. NBC_01803 genome encodes:
- a CDS encoding DUF397 domain-containing protein, with translation MPGLARRKSSYSASGGNGECVELAAQAEVLLMRESDQPEAVLTTAPTRLAALLAAVKAGRLER, from the coding sequence GTGCCCGGACTCGCACGGCGGAAGTCCAGCTACAGCGCTTCTGGCGGCAACGGCGAGTGCGTGGAGCTGGCGGCCCAAGCCGAAGTGCTGCTGATGCGGGAGAGCGACCAGCCCGAAGCGGTCCTCACCACCGCACCCACTCGGCTCGCGGCCCTACTGGCCGCCGTGAAGGCGGGACGTCTCGAACGGTGA
- a CDS encoding DUF397 domain-containing protein produces the protein MTCERGRMSGLAWQKSSFSGPDGNKECVELAATSDALLLRESDEPDAVLTTGPARLAALLAAMKAGRLNP, from the coding sequence GAAAGGGGAAGGATGTCCGGGCTAGCCTGGCAAAAGTCCAGCTTCAGCGGCCCGGACGGCAACAAGGAATGCGTAGAGCTTGCCGCCACCTCGGACGCGCTACTCCTCCGCGAGAGCGACGAGCCTGACGCGGTCCTCACTACCGGCCCCGCTCGGCTGGCGGCCCTGCTGGCCGCCATGAAGGCGGGCCGTCTCAACCCATGA